The proteins below come from a single Burkholderia sp. FERM BP-3421 genomic window:
- the dusA gene encoding tRNA dihydrouridine(20/20a) synthase DusA has translation MNSQEHPTRPTPRRVSVAPMMDWTDRHCRSFHRAISGHTWLYTEMVTTGALIHGDVARHLAFTADEAPVALQLGGSEPDDLARAARLGEQWGYDEINLNCGCPSERVQRGAFGACLMNEPALVADCVKAMRDVVSVPVTVKHRIGVDAVEDYAFVRDFVGTVADAGCEVFVVHARNAILKGLSPKENREIPPLKYDYAYQLKRDFPDLEIIINGGIKTLDEVALHLQHVDGVMLGREAYHNPYVLADVDARFYGATTAAPSREEVEARLIDYCATELARGTYLGAIVRHALGLYRGVAGARGWRRVLSDNKRLARGDLAIFDEARAHLTRPDEIFEKGAVQD, from the coding sequence ATGAATTCGCAGGAACACCCCACTCGCCCCACGCCCCGGCGTGTCTCGGTCGCGCCGATGATGGACTGGACCGACCGCCATTGCCGCTCGTTTCACCGCGCGATCTCGGGCCATACCTGGCTCTACACGGAAATGGTGACGACGGGCGCGCTGATCCACGGCGACGTCGCGCGCCATCTCGCGTTCACGGCCGACGAAGCACCGGTTGCGCTGCAGCTCGGCGGCAGCGAGCCCGATGATCTCGCCCGCGCGGCCCGTCTCGGCGAGCAATGGGGCTACGACGAAATCAACCTGAATTGCGGCTGTCCGTCGGAACGCGTGCAGCGCGGCGCGTTCGGCGCCTGCCTGATGAACGAGCCCGCGCTGGTCGCGGACTGCGTGAAGGCCATGCGCGATGTCGTGTCGGTCCCGGTGACCGTCAAGCACCGGATCGGCGTCGATGCGGTCGAGGACTACGCGTTCGTACGCGACTTCGTCGGCACGGTGGCCGATGCGGGCTGCGAGGTATTCGTCGTCCACGCGCGCAACGCGATCCTGAAAGGCTTGTCGCCGAAGGAAAACCGCGAGATTCCGCCGCTCAAGTACGACTACGCCTATCAGCTCAAGCGCGACTTCCCGGATCTCGAGATCATCATCAACGGCGGCATCAAGACCCTCGACGAAGTCGCGCTGCACCTGCAGCACGTCGACGGCGTGATGCTCGGCCGCGAGGCCTATCACAACCCCTACGTGCTGGCGGACGTCGATGCGCGCTTCTACGGCGCGACGACCGCCGCGCCGAGCCGGGAGGAAGTGGAAGCGCGCCTGATCGACTATTGCGCAACGGAACTCGCGCGCGGCACCTACCTGGGTGCGATCGTGCGGCATGCCCTCGGCCTGTACCGCGGTGTCGCGGGCGCGCGCGGCTGGCGTCGCGTGCTGTCCGACAACAAGCGTCTGGCCCGCGGCGATCTCGCGATTTTCGACGAGGCGCGGGCCCACCTGACACGCCCCGATGAAATTTTTGAAAAAGGGGCTGTACAAGATTAA
- a CDS encoding NIPSNAP family protein — MITCYLRYIVDPAKLDEFEIYGKMWIPLVEQFGGQHHGYFMPSEGANDVALALFSFPSLAAYEIYREQSKHDPACIAAFDYAARTRCFERYERSFFRPVFR, encoded by the coding sequence ATGATCACCTGCTATCTGCGCTACATCGTCGACCCGGCGAAGCTCGATGAATTCGAGATCTACGGCAAGATGTGGATTCCGCTCGTCGAACAATTCGGCGGACAGCATCACGGTTATTTCATGCCGTCGGAGGGCGCGAACGATGTGGCGCTCGCGCTGTTCTCCTTCCCCAGCCTGGCCGCCTACGAGATCTACCGGGAACAGTCGAAGCACGACCCGGCGTGCATCGCGGCCTTCGACTACGCCGCCAGGACCCGCTGTTTCGAGCGCTACGAGCGCAGCTTCTTCAGGCCCGTGTTCCGCTAG
- a CDS encoding DUF2938 domain-containing protein, with the protein MTPLLEILLHATLIGIGATAVLDLWGALLKRALGIAPLNLRMVGRWIGHVAQGRFFLGNVAAAASIRGEALIGWAIHYLSGIVFALALVAVSGMDWLRAPTLVPALSVGIGTIVLPFFVMQPGMGAGIAASNTPKPNQARLRSLLSHTVFGVGLYGAAGLLALLRTA; encoded by the coding sequence ATGACACCGCTCCTGGAAATCTTGCTGCACGCGACGCTGATCGGCATCGGCGCGACTGCCGTACTTGACCTGTGGGGCGCGCTGCTGAAGCGCGCGCTGGGAATCGCACCGTTGAATCTGCGGATGGTCGGGCGCTGGATCGGCCATGTCGCTCAAGGGCGCTTTTTCCTTGGCAACGTGGCGGCCGCCGCGTCGATCCGAGGTGAGGCATTGATCGGCTGGGCGATCCATTACCTGAGCGGCATCGTCTTCGCCCTGGCGCTGGTCGCCGTGAGCGGCATGGATTGGCTGCGCGCGCCCACGCTCGTTCCTGCGCTGTCGGTCGGCATCGGCACCATCGTCCTGCCGTTCTTCGTGATGCAGCCGGGCATGGGCGCTGGAATCGCCGCATCCAACACGCCCAAGCCGAATCAGGCGCGCCTGCGCAGCCTGTTGAGCCACACGGTGTTCGGCGTCGGGCTCTATGGCGCGGCCGGATTGCTTGCCCTGTTGCGTACCGCCTGA
- the ssuD gene encoding FMNH2-dependent alkanesulfonate monooxygenase, whose translation MNVFWFIPTHGDSRYLGTAEGARAADYDYFRQIAVAADTLGYEGVLLPTGRSCEDAWVVASSLIPATRRLKFLVAIRPGIASPGLSARMASTFDRLSGGRLLINVVTGGDSAELEGDGLFADHDTRYEITDEFLHIWRDLLSASHTNESIDYDGRHLQSKGGKLLYPPVQHPHPPLWFGGSSPAAHTIAADHIDTYLTWGEPPEAVAKKIADIRARAAERGRQIKFGIRLHVIVRETEDEAWRDAERLISRLDDETVARAQQAFAKMDSEGQRRMAALHGGKRGGRAELEIYPNLWAGVGLVRGGAGTALVGNPEQVAARMREYAALGIETFILSGYPHLEESYRFAELVFPLIKEDQVTRRGGPLSGPFGEVVGNSYLPKASQS comes from the coding sequence ATGAATGTGTTCTGGTTTATTCCCACGCACGGCGACAGTCGCTATCTCGGCACCGCGGAAGGTGCGCGCGCGGCGGACTACGATTATTTCCGGCAGATCGCGGTCGCGGCCGATACGCTCGGCTACGAAGGCGTGCTGCTGCCGACCGGCCGTTCGTGCGAGGACGCGTGGGTGGTCGCATCGAGCCTGATCCCGGCGACCCGCCGTCTCAAGTTCCTGGTGGCGATCCGGCCGGGCATCGCGTCGCCGGGCCTGTCGGCGCGCATGGCGTCGACCTTCGACCGGCTCTCGGGCGGCCGGCTGCTGATCAATGTCGTGACGGGCGGTGATTCCGCCGAGCTCGAAGGCGACGGCCTGTTCGCCGATCACGACACGCGCTATGAAATCACCGACGAATTCCTGCACATCTGGCGCGACCTGCTGAGCGCGTCGCATACGAACGAGAGCATCGACTACGACGGCAGGCATCTGCAGTCGAAGGGCGGCAAGCTGCTGTATCCGCCGGTCCAGCATCCGCATCCGCCGCTGTGGTTCGGCGGTTCGTCGCCGGCCGCGCATACGATCGCGGCCGATCACATCGACACCTACCTGACCTGGGGCGAGCCGCCCGAGGCGGTCGCGAAGAAAATCGCGGACATTCGCGCGCGCGCGGCCGAGCGTGGCCGCCAGATCAAGTTCGGCATCCGCCTGCACGTGATCGTGCGCGAAACCGAGGACGAGGCGTGGCGCGACGCGGAACGGCTGATCAGCCGGCTCGACGACGAGACGGTCGCGCGCGCGCAGCAGGCGTTCGCGAAGATGGATTCGGAAGGGCAGCGCCGCATGGCCGCGCTGCACGGCGGCAAGCGCGGCGGGCGCGCCGAACTCGAGATCTACCCGAACCTGTGGGCGGGGGTGGGGCTCGTGCGCGGCGGCGCAGGGACGGCGCTCGTCGGCAATCCCGAACAAGTGGCCGCGCGGATGCGCGAATATGCCGCGCTCGGGATCGAAACGTTCATCCTGTCGGGCTATCCGCATCTCGAGGAGTCGTACCGTTTTGCCGAGCTGGTGTTCCCGCTGATCAAGGAAGACCAGGTCACGCGTCGCGGCGGGCCGCTGTCGGGGCCGTTCGGCGAGGTGGTCGGCAACAGCTATCTGCCCAAGGCAAGCCAGAGCTGA
- a CDS encoding enoyl-CoA hydratase/isomerase family protein — MTDSASDAAGFTEVRAHVANRIGFLELNRPKALNALSDAMIRAMQTALDAWREDPEVLAVVVHSPHPRAFCAGGDVRFFHEACQRGEHDAVDAFFIDEYTLNHTIFTYPKPYIALMHGVVMGGGMGIAQAAHRTGGLRVVTDSTRMAMPETRIGLFPDVGMSWFLARTPGMLGRYLAVTGAALGAADALYAGLADAYLPDAALPELLDALRAESFANGAAVTARVAAAAAAQRVAPTPDASPLAVARAAIDRHFAQPDLAAILASLAAEQDCAAPEGWGEKAADAMRTQLSPLSMAVSLELIERARGATMAECLRRDLDLTRSTFARGDVIEGVRALIVDKDHAPRWRFASIDALSRDAVRAMFDSPWSADAHPLRHLRD, encoded by the coding sequence ATGACCGATTCCGCTTCCGACGCAGCAGGTTTCACCGAGGTGCGCGCCCACGTGGCGAACCGCATCGGCTTTCTCGAACTGAACCGTCCGAAGGCGCTCAATGCGCTGTCGGACGCGATGATCCGCGCGATGCAGACGGCGCTCGACGCCTGGCGCGAGGATCCCGAGGTCCTGGCGGTGGTGGTCCACAGCCCGCATCCGCGCGCATTCTGCGCGGGCGGCGACGTGCGCTTCTTTCACGAGGCCTGCCAGCGCGGCGAACACGACGCGGTCGATGCGTTCTTCATCGACGAATACACGCTGAACCACACGATCTTCACCTACCCGAAACCGTATATCGCGCTGATGCACGGCGTCGTGATGGGCGGCGGGATGGGGATCGCGCAGGCGGCGCACCGCACGGGCGGCCTGCGGGTCGTGACGGATTCGACCCGGATGGCGATGCCGGAGACGCGCATCGGGCTCTTTCCCGATGTCGGGATGAGCTGGTTCCTCGCGCGCACGCCCGGCATGCTCGGGCGCTACCTCGCCGTGACGGGCGCGGCGCTGGGCGCGGCGGACGCGCTGTATGCGGGCCTGGCCGACGCCTACCTGCCGGACGCCGCGCTGCCCGAGCTGCTCGATGCGCTACGGGCGGAATCGTTCGCGAACGGGGCGGCGGTGACCGCGCGGGTCGCAGCCGCGGCGGCTGCGCAGCGGGTTGCGCCGACGCCCGACGCCTCGCCGCTGGCTGTCGCGCGCGCCGCGATCGACCGGCATTTCGCGCAGCCCGATCTCGCCGCGATCCTCGCATCGCTCGCCGCGGAACAGGATTGCGCGGCGCCGGAAGGATGGGGGGAGAAGGCCGCGGATGCGATGCGCACCCAGCTCTCGCCGCTGTCGATGGCCGTGTCGCTCGAATTGATCGAGCGTGCGCGCGGGGCGACGATGGCCGAATGCCTGCGTCGCGACCTCGACCTGACCCGTTCGACCTTTGCGCGCGGCGACGTGATCGAGGGCGTGCGCGCGCTGATCGTCGACAAGGACCATGCGCCGCGCTGGCGCTTCGCGTCGATCGACGCGTTGAGCCGCGACGCGGTGCGGGCGATGTTCGACAGCCCGTGGTCCGCCGACGCGCATCCGCTGCGCCATCTGCGCGATTGA
- a CDS encoding CPBP family intramembrane glutamic endopeptidase, whose protein sequence is MKPTVRPSASAESLQPATPRSRFRRVFLGGDGLRAGWAALSFAVLFAAVAAGLVFASHRLMPMPGDPGFSIAGAALMECVQVAAVLIATWGVARFERRSPRFYGLLGEARVRRFGWGALAGIVAISALVLVQVQAGWIRLDAPSADVGQALVHGLQWAFIFSMTGLFEEMLLRGYLQYTLARGLGFWWAALLLSVLFGALHGFSPGETPVGLAVAMLFGLLFCLSLWYTGSLWWAIGFHAAWDWGESFVYGAADSGRMIEGVLFTSHPLGYPLLSGGAAGPEGSVLVLALLGICALVMWRWWRTRVPRPPFGTRDWLAPPAGPGKSSA, encoded by the coding sequence TTGAAACCTACCGTTCGTCCTTCGGCATCCGCCGAGTCTCTCCAGCCCGCCACCCCGCGTTCCCGTTTCCGCCGCGTGTTCCTCGGCGGCGACGGCTTGCGCGCGGGGTGGGCGGCCTTGTCGTTTGCCGTGCTGTTCGCCGCCGTGGCGGCCGGGCTCGTGTTCGCGTCGCACCGCTTGATGCCGATGCCGGGCGACCCGGGGTTTTCGATCGCGGGCGCGGCGCTGATGGAGTGCGTGCAGGTGGCGGCCGTACTCATTGCGACGTGGGGTGTCGCGCGGTTCGAGCGTCGTTCGCCGCGGTTCTACGGATTGCTCGGCGAAGCCCGCGTGCGGCGCTTCGGATGGGGCGCGCTGGCGGGTATCGTCGCGATCTCGGCGCTCGTGCTGGTTCAGGTTCAGGCCGGCTGGATCCGGCTCGACGCGCCATCCGCCGACGTCGGGCAGGCGCTCGTGCACGGGTTGCAATGGGCGTTCATTTTCTCGATGACCGGGCTGTTCGAGGAGATGCTGCTGCGCGGCTATCTGCAATACACGTTGGCGCGCGGGCTTGGATTCTGGTGGGCGGCGCTGTTGTTGTCCGTGCTGTTTGGCGCATTGCATGGCTTCAGCCCGGGGGAAACGCCGGTCGGGCTTGCCGTGGCCATGTTGTTCGGCCTGCTGTTCTGCTTGTCGCTCTGGTATACCGGCTCGCTTTGGTGGGCGATCGGTTTCCACGCGGCGTGGGACTGGGGCGAATCGTTCGTGTACGGCGCGGCGGACAGCGGCCGGATGATCGAGGGCGTACTGTTCACCTCGCATCCGCTCGGTTATCCGCTGCTGAGCGGCGGCGCGGCGGGGCCGGAAGGCAGTGTGCTGGTGTTGGCTCTGCTCGGGATCTGCGCGCTCGTGATGTGGCGCTGGTGGCGCACGCGCGTGCCGCGCCCGCCGTTTGGGACACGCGACTGGCTTGCCCCGCCGGCGGGGCCGGGGAAATCAAGCGCGTGA
- a CDS encoding ArsR/SmtB family transcription factor, with protein sequence MRGMDIPTQIFGELAELAKTLGHPHRLALLEHAAQGERSVEQLAELTALSVANASQHLQSLRRAGLVQARRDGKRVLYRLGAGPIEPVLAALRGLAESNRAALREFVADSVAHRDRLEAISREELLTRLDAHSVTLLDVRPEHEYALGHLPGAINIPLEALARRIAELPRDQEIVAYCRGAYCTLSADAVAALRAQGRRARRLASGFPEWQAAGLRVETAA encoded by the coding sequence ATGCGAGGCATGGATATCCCGACCCAGATTTTCGGCGAACTGGCGGAGTTGGCGAAAACGCTTGGCCATCCGCATCGGCTGGCGCTGCTCGAGCATGCAGCGCAGGGGGAGCGTTCGGTCGAACAGTTGGCGGAATTGACGGCGCTGTCGGTCGCCAATGCATCCCAGCATCTGCAGTCGCTGCGCCGCGCGGGCTTGGTCCAGGCGCGCCGAGACGGCAAGCGGGTGCTGTACCGGCTCGGGGCGGGGCCCATCGAGCCGGTGCTGGCGGCGTTGCGCGGGCTTGCGGAGTCCAATCGCGCAGCGTTGCGCGAATTCGTTGCCGATAGCGTCGCGCACCGAGATCGCCTGGAGGCGATCTCGCGCGAGGAACTGCTGACCCGGCTCGACGCGCACAGCGTGACGCTGCTCGACGTGCGTCCGGAGCATGAATACGCGCTCGGTCATCTGCCCGGCGCGATCAATATCCCGTTGGAGGCGCTTGCGCGCCGGATCGCGGAATTGCCGCGCGACCAGGAGATCGTCGCGTACTGCCGGGGTGCGTATTGCACGCTGTCCGCCGACGCGGTCGCCGCCCTGCGCGCGCAGGGCCGGCGCGCGCGCCGGCTCGCGAGCGGGTTCCCGGAGTGGCAGGCCGCGGGCCTGCGCGTCGAGACCGCGGCCTAG
- a CDS encoding TOBE domain-containing protein: MSITAINVRNQFKGKVKEIIRGPVVSEVDVDTPFGIVTSVITTRSVDELELKVGAEVVALVKSTEVSIARL; encoded by the coding sequence ATGAGCATTACCGCAATCAACGTACGCAATCAGTTCAAGGGCAAGGTGAAGGAAATCATCCGCGGGCCGGTGGTGTCCGAGGTCGACGTGGATACGCCGTTCGGCATCGTCACCTCGGTGATCACGACGCGTTCGGTCGACGAACTGGAACTCAAGGTGGGCGCGGAGGTGGTGGCGCTCGTCAAGTCGACCGAGGTGTCGATCGCACGCCTTTGA
- a CDS encoding ATP-binding cassette domain-containing protein: MSGTTFAASFGPIAGADLEAELAQARTLDGDAQQAAVLERDGGAHVLPLARRGGVRPSAADPAVRLTRVGKRYGERAVLSDVDLSIERGSFVAIVGRSGCGKSTLLRLIAGLEQPSAGALVKQGETGGPLDTRIMYQDARLLPWKTVLQNVMLGLGRGAKEAARAVLDEVGLAERANDWPAQLSGGQRQRVALARALVHRPQLLLLDEPLGALDALTRIEMHGLIERLWREHRFTALLVTHDVQEAVALGDRILLVEQGRIALDQAVPLERPRARASSGFATLEARVLQRVLSNGARAPVETGAAHLTGNDVVARIRWAV, encoded by the coding sequence ATGAGCGGCACGACCTTTGCGGCTTCGTTCGGCCCGATCGCGGGCGCGGATCTCGAGGCCGAACTCGCGCAAGCGCGCACCCTCGACGGCGACGCGCAGCAGGCGGCCGTGCTCGAACGCGACGGCGGCGCGCACGTGCTGCCGCTCGCGCGGCGCGGCGGCGTACGTCCGTCGGCAGCCGATCCGGCGGTGCGCTTGACGCGGGTCGGCAAACGCTATGGCGAGCGCGCGGTGCTGAGCGACGTCGATCTGTCGATCGAGCGCGGCAGCTTCGTCGCGATCGTCGGCCGCAGCGGCTGCGGAAAATCCACGCTGCTGCGCCTGATCGCCGGGCTCGAACAGCCGAGCGCGGGCGCGCTCGTCAAACAGGGCGAGACGGGCGGCCCGCTCGATACGCGGATCATGTATCAGGACGCGCGCCTCTTGCCGTGGAAGACGGTGCTGCAGAACGTGATGCTCGGGCTCGGGCGCGGCGCGAAGGAGGCGGCGCGCGCGGTGCTCGACGAAGTGGGGCTCGCGGAGCGCGCGAACGACTGGCCCGCGCAGCTGTCGGGCGGCCAGCGCCAGCGGGTCGCACTGGCCCGCGCGCTCGTGCATCGGCCGCAACTGCTGCTGCTCGACGAGCCGCTCGGCGCGCTCGACGCGCTGACCCGCATCGAAATGCATGGCCTGATCGAACGCTTGTGGCGCGAGCACCGCTTTACCGCGCTGCTCGTCACGCACGACGTGCAGGAGGCGGTCGCGCTCGGCGACCGGATCCTGCTGGTCGAGCAGGGCAGGATCGCGCTCGATCAGGCGGTGCCGCTCGAACGGCCGCGCGCGCGCGCGTCGAGCGGATTCGCGACGCTGGAGGCACGCGTGTTGCAGCGGGTGCTGTCGAACGGTGCGCGCGCGCCGGTCGAGACCGGCGCCGCGCATTTGACCGGGAACGACGTGGTCGCCCGGATTCGCTGGGCGGTGTGA
- the ssuC gene encoding aliphatic sulfonate ABC transporter permease SsuC encodes MASIFRVDRAGLVARAWRSIAPWLVPAALVLAWELAARAGALSTRVLPEPFAVVRAAWALVESGDLWTNVKVSTWRALAGFALGGGVGLALGLATGLSRSAEIALDSTIQMIRNIPALAMIPLVILWFGIDEKAKLFLVALGVFFPVYINTYHGIRSVDPNLVEMAKSYGVRGFALYRDVILPGALPSILVGVRFALGLMWVMLIVAETISAQSGIGYMTMNAREFLQTDVVVVGILLYAVLGKLADVIARWLEHVTLRWHPAHQPGAST; translated from the coding sequence ATGGCATCGATTTTCCGTGTCGATCGCGCTGGGCTCGTCGCCCGCGCCTGGCGCAGCATCGCGCCCTGGCTCGTGCCGGCCGCGCTGGTGCTCGCGTGGGAGCTGGCGGCGCGCGCGGGCGCGCTGTCGACCCGCGTGCTGCCTGAGCCGTTCGCGGTGGTGCGCGCGGCGTGGGCGCTCGTCGAGTCGGGCGACCTGTGGACCAACGTCAAGGTCAGCACTTGGCGCGCGCTGGCCGGCTTCGCGCTCGGCGGAGGCGTCGGGCTCGCGCTCGGGCTGGCGACCGGCCTGTCGAGGAGCGCGGAGATCGCGCTCGATTCGACCATCCAGATGATCCGCAACATCCCGGCGCTCGCGATGATTCCGCTCGTGATCCTGTGGTTCGGGATCGACGAGAAGGCGAAGCTGTTCCTGGTCGCGCTGGGCGTGTTCTTTCCGGTCTACATCAACACCTATCACGGAATCCGTTCGGTCGATCCGAATCTCGTCGAGATGGCGAAGAGCTATGGAGTACGAGGTTTCGCGCTGTATCGCGACGTGATCCTGCCGGGTGCGCTGCCGTCGATCCTGGTCGGCGTGCGCTTCGCGCTCGGGCTGATGTGGGTGATGCTGATCGTCGCCGAGACCATTTCCGCGCAGTCGGGGATCGGCTACATGACGATGAACGCGCGTGAATTCCTGCAAACCGACGTGGTGGTGGTCGGCATCCTGCTCTACGCGGTGCTCGGCAAGCTCGCCGATGTGATCGCGCGCTGGCTGGAACACGTGACTCTGCGCTGGCACCCCGCGCATCAACCAGGAGCATCGACATGA
- a CDS encoding rhamnan synthesis F family protein — MKRLAIYMFYDPDGIVDDYISYKLKSLAAHSCDLLVVVNGALNEDGREKLTRIKAQVIVRENKGFDVWAYREALLTIGWSRLSKYDEVILLNYTFYGPLFPWSEMFDAMDGQSVDFWGISAHKAIGNSFADGVALPYHIQSHFIAVRRKMLKTAHFQEYWEGMPQIKSYNDSVLLHESRFTKHFADLGFCHSVYVKDEDSSSPYPIFHHVDEAIRNRCPILKRRIFFHNPVFMDLNAININKALDVVRDMTDYDLSLIWKNITRTSVPRDLYTNTSGLHILAPTPSPQFQGKRTAALIHAVDAEGLIGKVSYLRSLPDDCLLFISARSETAAEQIRAALTEKCVTQKAQVIALPDDCDDMDAMLVQQRHVFDDGKFDFVCKLVFQSTDVQNQNVDAYRQEHSLENLVSSPGHVNALLDRMQRAPDLGMLMPPLAHVAQFTLGHSWWGMNINCKYIALQLGIQIPFDSFTPLAPLGRMFWVRPAALRKLFARSWTNESLRVTAGEAHKTMTALLERILAYCALDAGFLAQCVMTQDQAEFNYTKLEYKAQRLAAHLPTGNIIDQIEQMELFAKLSEILPPGTSKQKIAYIEGLVGLREALATGGDLNDARPVGEEPAQ, encoded by the coding sequence GTGAAACGCCTCGCCATTTATATGTTCTACGACCCGGACGGCATCGTAGACGACTACATTTCTTACAAGCTCAAATCCTTGGCCGCACATTCTTGCGATCTATTGGTTGTGGTCAATGGAGCTTTAAATGAGGATGGTCGTGAGAAATTGACGCGTATTAAGGCGCAGGTGATTGTGCGCGAAAATAAGGGATTTGATGTCTGGGCTTACCGCGAAGCATTGCTCACCATAGGATGGAGCCGACTGTCCAAATACGACGAAGTCATCCTCTTGAATTACACATTCTATGGCCCTCTGTTTCCTTGGTCCGAAATGTTCGATGCAATGGATGGCCAATCTGTAGATTTCTGGGGTATCAGCGCACACAAAGCGATCGGGAACTCTTTCGCAGATGGCGTTGCGCTTCCTTATCATATCCAGTCGCACTTCATCGCAGTACGTCGAAAGATGTTAAAGACGGCGCATTTCCAGGAGTACTGGGAAGGCATGCCTCAAATCAAGAGCTACAATGACTCTGTGCTACTCCATGAATCGCGTTTCACAAAGCATTTCGCGGACCTGGGATTCTGTCATTCAGTTTACGTAAAAGATGAAGATAGTAGCTCGCCATACCCTATCTTCCATCATGTCGATGAAGCAATCCGGAATAGATGCCCCATTCTGAAACGCCGGATTTTCTTTCACAATCCAGTCTTCATGGACTTGAATGCCATAAATATCAACAAGGCGCTCGATGTTGTTCGTGATATGACGGACTATGATCTATCGTTAATCTGGAAAAACATTACTCGAACGTCTGTTCCTAGGGACCTTTACACAAACACATCTGGCCTACACATTCTTGCTCCGACTCCGTCCCCACAATTTCAGGGGAAGCGAACCGCAGCGTTAATACATGCAGTCGATGCGGAAGGACTCATCGGAAAGGTATCCTACCTCCGGAGCCTTCCCGACGATTGTCTACTTTTCATTTCGGCGCGTTCGGAGACTGCTGCCGAGCAGATTCGTGCCGCCTTAACAGAAAAGTGTGTGACCCAAAAGGCGCAAGTGATCGCACTTCCGGATGATTGCGACGACATGGACGCTATGCTTGTTCAACAGCGGCATGTGTTTGATGATGGCAAGTTTGATTTTGTGTGCAAATTGGTATTTCAATCGACAGATGTCCAAAATCAAAATGTCGATGCATATCGGCAGGAGCACTCTCTAGAGAATCTCGTGAGTTCTCCGGGGCATGTGAATGCGCTTCTTGATCGAATGCAGCGAGCTCCAGACCTAGGTATGCTCATGCCGCCGCTTGCCCACGTTGCTCAGTTCACTTTGGGGCATTCGTGGTGGGGAATGAATATCAACTGCAAATATATTGCCCTGCAGTTGGGAATTCAAATCCCGTTCGACTCGTTCACTCCACTTGCGCCGCTTGGTCGCATGTTCTGGGTCCGGCCTGCCGCATTGAGGAAGCTATTCGCGCGCAGCTGGACAAATGAGAGCCTCAGAGTAACTGCGGGCGAAGCACACAAGACCATGACGGCGCTGCTCGAGCGGATTCTTGCATACTGCGCCCTAGACGCGGGATTCCTAGCGCAGTGCGTAATGACGCAGGACCAAGCCGAATTTAACTATACGAAACTGGAGTACAAGGCTCAGCGGCTCGCCGCACATCTCCCAACCGGAAATATCATTGATCAGATTGAGCAGATGGAGCTTTTCGCCAAGCTTTCGGAGATTCTGCCACCGGGAACCTCGAAGCAAAAGATCGCTTACATCGAGGGGCTTGTGGGGTTGCGTGAAGCGCTGGCAACCGGTGGTGACCTAAATGACGCTAGACCTGTCGGTGAGGAACCTGCACAGTGA
- a CDS encoding winged helix-turn-helix transcriptional regulator, translated as MKWDDVGSMPCSVARTLAVLGDRWTMLILRNAFWGMRRFDAFQAQLGVTRHVLAERLARLVDEGVLVKHAYQERPPRFEYRLSDKGRDLYPVLLALTAWGDRWKDDGAGPPVVLRHRSCGHLIEPVMVCSACGEALDPRAVEALPGPGWPRETAAPDEEPAAGEPAAG; from the coding sequence ATGAAATGGGATGACGTCGGCTCGATGCCGTGTTCGGTCGCGCGTACGCTGGCGGTGCTCGGTGATCGCTGGACCATGCTGATCCTGCGCAACGCGTTCTGGGGCATGCGGCGCTTCGACGCGTTCCAGGCCCAGCTCGGCGTGACCCGCCACGTCCTCGCGGAACGCCTCGCGCGCCTCGTCGACGAAGGCGTGCTGGTCAAACACGCCTACCAGGAACGGCCGCCGCGCTTCGAATACCGCCTGTCGGACAAGGGACGCGATCTCTATCCGGTCCTGCTTGCACTGACGGCCTGGGGCGACCGCTGGAAGGACGACGGCGCGGGACCGCCGGTCGTGCTCCGGCATCGCAGCTGCGGCCATCTGATCGAGCCGGTGATGGTGTGCTCGGCCTGCGGCGAAGCGCTCGATCCGCGCGCGGTCGAAGCGCTGCCGGGCCCGGGCTGGCCGCGCGAGACGGCCGCCCCGGATGAAGAGCCGGCCGCCGGGGAGCCGGCCGCCGGATGA
- a CDS encoding SOS response-associated peptidase family protein, which yields MTVNARAETVGEKPTYRTPWRTGQRCLIPVKWVYEPNWVTGKHSRYRIWWADWQPYCVAGVWRAWKGADGTEVVAMAMLTMNADDHAVMKRMTIRQPVAPYALQYR from the coding sequence ATGACAGTCAACGCCCGCGCGGAAACGGTAGGTGAGAAGCCAACATATCGGACGCCTTGGCGCACGGGGCAGCGCTGCCTTATCCCTGTCAAATGGGTCTATGAGCCGAATTGGGTGACGGGCAAGCACTCCCGGTATCGGATCTGGTGGGCCGACTGGCAACCGTACTGCGTCGCCGGTGTGTGGCGCGCATGGAAAGGGGCTGATGGCACCGAGGTGGTCGCGATGGCGATGTTGACGATGAACGCCGATGATCACGCCGTCATGAAGCGTATGACCATACGACAGCCCGTCGCGCCGTATGCGTTGCAGTACCGATAA